The following proteins come from a genomic window of Yinghuangia sp. ASG 101:
- a CDS encoding glycosyltransferase: MGASDVPPPAAAMQPRLVLLRMNWITGDSRIQKLALGMAERGWDVVVLGRSRTSAREVTTLGDPERGAATVIRVPVPSVVAPYRRSRRQRGVLGRVGFATRDDEVADRVAVNFLRREQAAEEAYLDTAADRVRHTLRGAGVTAARARHMVRREAARRHAAWLARVDRPGAKARAVAHNLLSEGSGWRATQPQLVDFEAAFGPEIDALRPDIVHAQDITALGVGARAVERARRAGRASVMIYDAQEFIAGAGYPDPVQKAAYVGLERELIARVDGVVTVSDTLADMLRERHGLRDRPTIATNAPRLSRPTGATGRGVRGAAGLPDDVPVLVYSGWLAPERGVDTLAEALVSLPGAHAVVVAGDRRPYFAELEARVAALGVSDRFHFVPYVDPEEVVDHLSTATVGVIPLRHLPNHEISLITKYYEYMHAGLPIVVSDVRTMADFTRELHCGEVFPAGDAAGLADAVRRVLDDRDSYVKPYAADGFLEKHSWDRQTENIAALYERLTGLVPEPRPNATLAAQLLAESAEFVDTAPPVDAAPARPATLPDPAYADADDAENPASSAGREDVDNPDDAATPAGPREDPVARTRPAAGLTDREGLPVPAPETRTVILVGAPSGVWRGVVTALAASARAAGTDTVVLAPDPAGPGDSLRRPPQAPDAAQILLVPATRTVASGRDRRRGTDETQTRAMRTYAGFLGRDATPQFGRFPGLPSLGWRAALPEAIDAEVALTPVLDALAPATIHACDPVALLIASHAAARARKAGRTVTVEYHRPGTDPTGLPETRQAKRALRTLERACVPRARTVHAPDVAEATTDAAPTARSHTPVPPASPAASRGEPDDGGPAVTGRRRAASLFIGPANMAGQGWAWAQAAERFLPGVTTEVTALHRDGPLRFPADRQLTSQGWESAELHLALRRHVIGEATHVLLESGLPLTGRAARSGRFSGDARVLRDAGIAVGLVFHGSDVRDPRRHRELYPESPFADPNSQVSQDLQPRHDARMADVADWDGPVFVSTPDLLDFVVDRWPHAAWLPVVVDLGIWRPGDEPLGRAKPVVLHAPSRGTLKSSPTVDAVVGDLAARGLVEYRRVEGVPPDDMPALVASADIVIDQLALGNVGVLAAQAMAAGRLVVGHAAPSVRARFTGGVPQLEATPRTLRTVLTSVLDDRDAARELASAGPAFTALHHDGRRSAAALASFLATPAPGES; the protein is encoded by the coding sequence ATGGGAGCCTCCGACGTGCCGCCGCCCGCCGCGGCCATGCAACCGCGCCTGGTTCTGCTGCGCATGAACTGGATCACGGGCGACTCACGCATCCAGAAGCTGGCCCTCGGCATGGCCGAACGCGGGTGGGACGTCGTCGTACTCGGCCGCTCGCGCACCTCGGCCCGCGAGGTGACCACGCTCGGCGACCCGGAGCGCGGCGCCGCCACGGTGATCCGGGTGCCCGTGCCGTCCGTCGTCGCCCCCTACCGGCGGTCGCGCCGCCAGCGCGGCGTGCTGGGCCGCGTGGGGTTCGCGACGCGCGACGACGAGGTCGCCGACCGCGTCGCGGTGAACTTCCTGCGCCGCGAACAGGCCGCCGAGGAGGCGTACCTCGACACGGCGGCGGACCGCGTGCGGCACACGCTCCGCGGCGCCGGAGTGACTGCCGCGCGCGCCCGGCACATGGTCCGGCGCGAGGCCGCCCGGCGGCACGCCGCATGGCTCGCGCGCGTCGACCGCCCCGGCGCCAAGGCCCGCGCGGTCGCGCACAACCTGCTCAGCGAGGGCTCGGGCTGGCGTGCGACGCAGCCCCAACTCGTCGATTTCGAGGCCGCGTTCGGGCCGGAGATCGACGCGCTGCGCCCGGACATCGTGCACGCGCAGGACATCACGGCGCTCGGCGTCGGGGCCCGCGCGGTGGAACGCGCCCGGCGGGCCGGACGCGCGTCCGTGATGATCTACGACGCACAGGAGTTCATCGCGGGCGCGGGCTACCCGGACCCGGTGCAGAAGGCGGCGTACGTCGGCCTGGAACGCGAACTCATCGCGCGCGTCGACGGCGTGGTCACCGTCTCCGACACCCTCGCCGACATGCTGCGCGAGCGCCACGGCCTGCGCGACCGCCCGACGATCGCCACCAACGCGCCGAGGCTGTCCCGGCCCACGGGCGCGACCGGACGCGGCGTCCGCGGCGCCGCCGGGCTGCCCGACGACGTCCCGGTCCTCGTCTACTCCGGGTGGCTCGCCCCCGAACGCGGCGTCGACACCCTCGCCGAGGCCCTGGTCTCCCTGCCGGGCGCGCACGCCGTCGTGGTGGCCGGCGACCGGCGGCCGTACTTCGCCGAACTCGAGGCTCGGGTCGCCGCGTTGGGCGTGAGCGACCGCTTCCACTTCGTCCCGTACGTCGACCCCGAGGAGGTCGTCGACCACCTCTCGACCGCGACGGTCGGCGTGATCCCGCTGCGGCACCTGCCCAACCACGAGATCTCGCTCATCACGAAGTACTACGAGTACATGCACGCGGGCCTGCCCATCGTGGTCTCCGATGTCCGCACCATGGCGGACTTCACGCGCGAACTGCACTGCGGCGAGGTCTTCCCGGCGGGCGACGCGGCCGGTCTGGCGGACGCGGTGCGCCGCGTGCTCGACGACCGCGATTCGTACGTCAAGCCCTACGCCGCCGACGGGTTCCTGGAGAAGCACTCCTGGGACCGCCAGACGGAGAACATCGCCGCACTGTACGAGCGGCTGACCGGGTTGGTCCCGGAACCGCGCCCGAACGCCACGCTGGCGGCGCAACTGCTGGCGGAGAGCGCGGAGTTCGTGGACACCGCGCCTCCGGTCGACGCGGCGCCCGCTCGTCCGGCGACGCTCCCCGACCCGGCGTACGCCGACGCCGACGACGCCGAAAATCCGGCCTCGTCCGCCGGCCGCGAAGACGTCGACAACCCCGACGACGCCGCGACCCCCGCCGGACCGCGAGAAGACCCGGTCGCGCGCACCCGCCCGGCGGCCGGGCTCACCGACCGCGAGGGGCTGCCCGTCCCCGCCCCGGAGACCCGGACCGTGATCCTCGTCGGCGCGCCGTCGGGCGTGTGGCGCGGAGTCGTGACCGCCCTCGCCGCGTCCGCCCGCGCCGCGGGCACGGACACGGTCGTCCTCGCCCCCGACCCCGCGGGCCCCGGCGACAGCCTGCGGCGCCCGCCGCAAGCCCCCGACGCGGCACAGATCCTGCTCGTCCCCGCGACCCGGACGGTGGCCTCCGGGCGCGACCGCCGCCGCGGCACCGACGAGACGCAGACCCGTGCGATGCGGACCTACGCCGGCTTCCTCGGCCGGGACGCCACACCGCAGTTCGGCCGGTTCCCCGGCCTGCCGTCGCTCGGCTGGCGCGCCGCGCTCCCCGAGGCGATCGACGCCGAGGTGGCCCTGACCCCCGTGCTGGACGCCCTCGCGCCCGCGACGATCCACGCCTGCGACCCGGTCGCGCTCCTGATCGCCTCGCACGCCGCCGCCCGCGCGCGGAAGGCCGGGCGCACGGTCACCGTGGAGTACCACCGCCCGGGCACCGACCCGACCGGCCTGCCGGAAACCCGCCAGGCCAAGCGGGCCCTGCGCACGCTGGAGCGTGCCTGCGTCCCCCGCGCCCGGACGGTCCACGCACCGGACGTCGCGGAGGCGACCACCGACGCCGCGCCGACGGCGCGTTCGCACACGCCGGTCCCGCCCGCGTCCCCGGCGGCCTCGCGCGGGGAACCGGACGACGGCGGACCCGCCGTGACCGGCCGCCGTCGCGCCGCGTCCCTGTTCATCGGGCCCGCCAACATGGCCGGCCAGGGCTGGGCCTGGGCCCAGGCCGCCGAGCGCTTCCTCCCCGGCGTCACGACCGAGGTCACCGCGCTGCACCGCGACGGGCCGCTGCGTTTCCCCGCCGACCGGCAACTCACGTCCCAGGGCTGGGAGTCGGCGGAGCTGCACCTCGCCCTGCGGCGCCACGTGATCGGCGAGGCGACACACGTCCTCCTCGAATCCGGCCTGCCGCTGACCGGCAGGGCCGCCCGCTCCGGGCGCTTCTCCGGCGACGCGCGGGTGCTGCGGGACGCGGGGATCGCGGTCGGCCTGGTGTTCCACGGCTCCGACGTCCGCGATCCGCGGCGGCACCGCGAGCTGTACCCGGAGTCGCCGTTCGCCGATCCCAACAGCCAGGTCTCGCAGGACCTCCAGCCGCGCCACGACGCCCGCATGGCCGATGTCGCGGACTGGGACGGCCCCGTCTTCGTCTCGACGCCGGACCTGCTGGACTTCGTCGTCGACCGGTGGCCGCACGCCGCGTGGCTCCCGGTGGTCGTCGACCTCGGCATATGGCGGCCCGGCGACGAGCCGCTGGGCCGCGCCAAACCCGTTGTCCTGCACGCCCCTTCGCGCGGCACCCTGAAGAGTTCGCCGACCGTGGACGCGGTGGTCGGGGACCTGGCCGCGCGCGGACTGGTCGAATACCGCCGCGTCGAGGGCGTACCGCCGGACGACATGCCCGCGCTGGTCGCCTCCGCCGACATCGTCATCGACCAACTCGCCCTCGGCAACGTCGGCGTCCTCGCCGCGCAGGCGATGGCCGCCGGGCGCCTGGTCGTCGGACACGCCGCGCCTTCGGTACGCGCCCGGTTCACCGGCGGCGTCCCGCAACTGGAGGCGACGCCACGGACGTTGCGCACGGTGCTGACGTCGGTGCTCGACGACCGCGACGCGGCCCGTGAACTCGCCTCCGCCGGGCCCGCGTTCACCGCCCTGCACCACGACGGCCGCCGGTCCGCCGCGGCACTCGCGTCTTTTCTCGCCACGCCCGCACCGGGAGAATCCTGA
- a CDS encoding glycosyltransferase, protein MLVANDITRDSRVQKVAYSAAEAGFDVLLLGYDAKAPASPSASTRIGAAKVVRTGLSNRFRLQADRYEHRTAPADRARLGALRAASFAARMDYKARRRLMKSVKEPGTGGPNVKDRAKETLWKAYIRDGDWRRTARHLLLLEDAWSAIVEDFRPDVIHAHDMHTPGIGVRIADRIAKAGGTRPKVVYDAHEFVAGVHMPTQRKLAYTGLEREFVRKADAVVTVSSTLADMLKEKYGLRSRPTVVANAPMVDLADDGPAGRVRGIRETIGLADDVPLLVYSGAISPARGVDVMVEALPLLDGAHVAIVCGDARDPYVRSLVARAEELGAGDRVHTVPYVAPHQVPEFLSSATIGAIPILHTVNHEVALITKYYEYMHGRLPIVVSDVEAMAEKTAELGNGEVFTVRTTEQVGDAGLRKRDAESFAEAAGKVLADTARYSDAYTESLLAENSWEGQAQVLVDLYAALAGKRPEPLAGRRPFAER, encoded by the coding sequence ATGCTGGTCGCCAACGACATCACCCGCGACTCCCGGGTGCAGAAGGTCGCGTATTCGGCCGCGGAGGCCGGCTTCGACGTCCTGCTGCTCGGCTATGACGCGAAGGCGCCCGCGTCGCCGTCGGCGAGCACCCGCATCGGCGCCGCGAAGGTCGTGCGCACGGGCCTGTCGAACCGCTTCCGCCTCCAGGCCGACCGCTACGAGCACCGCACCGCGCCCGCGGACCGCGCCAGACTGGGCGCGTTGCGCGCGGCGAGCTTCGCGGCCCGCATGGACTACAAGGCGCGGCGCCGGCTCATGAAGAGCGTCAAGGAGCCGGGGACCGGCGGCCCCAACGTCAAGGACCGCGCCAAGGAGACCCTGTGGAAGGCCTACATCCGCGACGGTGACTGGCGGCGGACCGCGCGGCACCTCCTTCTGCTGGAGGACGCGTGGAGCGCGATCGTCGAGGATTTCCGACCCGACGTCATACACGCGCACGACATGCACACTCCGGGCATCGGCGTGCGGATCGCCGACCGCATCGCGAAGGCCGGCGGCACGCGTCCCAAGGTGGTGTACGACGCCCACGAGTTCGTCGCGGGCGTGCACATGCCGACCCAGCGCAAGCTGGCGTACACCGGCCTGGAACGGGAGTTCGTGCGCAAGGCGGACGCCGTGGTCACGGTCTCGTCGACGCTCGCGGACATGCTGAAGGAGAAGTACGGCCTCCGCAGCCGGCCGACGGTCGTCGCCAACGCGCCCATGGTCGACCTCGCGGACGACGGGCCCGCGGGCAGGGTACGGGGGATCCGCGAGACGATCGGGCTGGCCGACGACGTCCCGCTGCTGGTCTACAGCGGTGCGATCTCCCCGGCGCGCGGCGTGGACGTGATGGTCGAGGCGCTGCCGCTGCTCGACGGCGCGCACGTCGCGATCGTGTGCGGCGACGCGCGCGATCCGTACGTGCGTTCGCTCGTGGCCCGTGCGGAGGAACTGGGCGCGGGCGACCGCGTGCACACGGTTCCGTACGTCGCGCCGCACCAGGTACCGGAGTTCCTGTCGTCGGCGACCATCGGCGCGATCCCCATCCTGCACACGGTGAACCACGAGGTCGCCCTGATCACCAAGTACTACGAGTACATGCACGGGCGGCTGCCGATCGTGGTGTCCGACGTCGAGGCGATGGCGGAGAAGACCGCCGAGCTGGGCAACGGCGAGGTCTTCACGGTCCGCACCACCGAGCAGGTCGGCGACGCGGGGCTGCGCAAACGGGACGCGGAATCGTTCGCGGAGGCCGCCGGAAAGGTGCTTGCCGACACGGCGCGCTACTCGGACGCGTACACTGAGTCGCTTCTGGCCGAGAACTCGTGGGAGGGCCAGGCACAAGTGCTGGTGGACCTGTACGCGGCGCTCGCGGGCAAGCGGCCGGAACCCCTGGCGGGGCGCCGTCCGTTCGCCGAGAGGTGA
- a CDS encoding ABC transporter permease, with translation MDAEAQVKEQSRTAESVPVHVYEPYAAHLPPLKTYMRDLSQRRRFAYRMAHATLKGRNYETVFGQLWLVINPLLLAGVYFMLVTVLQGAHEGGAMKGFTLILCGLFSYYYTRNIVQLSSTSITGGGKMIMNMAFPKALLPLSSLFASFMMYWPTLVVYIIAHFAAGLSVGVAFVWLLPIFVLQTVFSFGCGLFFAAMAVYFRDTSSLLPYVLRIWIYLSPVLFTVEQAKDKLAGNEWLLWIFKVNPLYPIIGSWNQVILENRAPSGTLMLYGTAWAVVALVGGAWFFLSREREFAYRI, from the coding sequence ATGGATGCCGAGGCGCAGGTCAAAGAGCAGAGTCGTACGGCCGAGAGCGTGCCTGTGCACGTCTACGAGCCATACGCCGCGCACCTGCCCCCGCTCAAGACGTACATGCGCGACCTCAGCCAGCGTCGGCGCTTCGCCTATCGCATGGCTCACGCGACCCTGAAGGGTCGCAACTACGAGACGGTGTTCGGGCAGTTGTGGCTGGTGATCAACCCGCTGCTGCTCGCCGGCGTCTACTTCATGCTCGTGACGGTCCTTCAGGGGGCGCACGAGGGCGGGGCGATGAAGGGGTTCACCCTCATCCTCTGCGGCCTTTTCTCGTATTACTACACGCGCAACATCGTGCAGTTGTCGTCGACGTCGATCACCGGCGGCGGCAAGATGATCATGAACATGGCGTTCCCGAAGGCGTTGTTGCCGCTTTCGTCGCTTTTCGCGTCGTTCATGATGTATTGGCCGACTTTGGTGGTCTACATCATCGCGCACTTCGCGGCCGGGCTTTCGGTCGGGGTCGCGTTCGTGTGGCTGCTGCCGATCTTCGTGCTCCAGACGGTCTTCAGCTTCGGCTGCGGCCTCTTCTTCGCGGCGATGGCGGTCTACTTCCGCGACACGTCGAGCCTGCTGCCGTACGTGCTGCGCATCTGGATCTACCTGTCGCCCGTGCTGTTCACGGTCGAGCAGGCCAAGGACAAGCTGGCCGGCAACGAGTGGCTGCTGTGGATCTTCAAGGTCAACCCGCTGTACCCGATCATCGGGTCGTGGAACCAGGTCATCCTGGAGAACCGCGCGCCCTCGGGGACGCTCATGCTGTACGGCACGGCCTGGGCGGTCGTGGCCCTTGTTGGTGGAGCCTGGTTCTTCCTGTCCCGGGAGCGTGAATTTGCCTACCGCATCTGA
- a CDS encoding ABC transporter ATP-binding protein, with the protein MPTASDPEVLESAVSEVAADASPVRPDPKDQPLAVKVDNLSITYRTSVEKVPTLKTAIKRVGRRERTIKEIEAVRDVSWSINHGTVLGVVGANGAGKSTMLRAIAGILPPTKGRIEVHGRVSTLLALGVGFNSQLTGRENVILGGLAQGKAEAEVQAKYEEIADFAELGEFMDMPMKSYSSGMYQRLAFSVGVHMDPDILLVDEALSAGDARFKRKAAAKMDELCRAARTIILVSHGMASVREMANHCLWLHKGKLMDQGDPETIIGEYMRFLEVGEEAFAMEDV; encoded by the coding sequence TTGCCTACCGCATCTGACCCCGAGGTCCTGGAGTCCGCTGTGTCCGAAGTCGCGGCCGACGCGTCCCCCGTCCGTCCTGACCCGAAGGACCAGCCGCTCGCGGTCAAGGTCGACAATCTGTCGATCACGTACCGCACCTCGGTCGAGAAGGTCCCGACGCTCAAGACCGCGATCAAGCGGGTCGGACGCCGCGAGCGCACGATCAAGGAGATCGAGGCGGTCCGCGACGTCTCATGGAGCATCAACCACGGCACGGTGCTGGGTGTCGTGGGCGCGAACGGCGCCGGCAAGTCGACCATGCTGCGGGCGATCGCGGGCATCCTGCCGCCCACCAAGGGCCGCATCGAGGTGCACGGCCGGGTCAGCACGCTGCTGGCCCTCGGCGTCGGCTTCAACAGCCAGCTCACCGGCCGCGAGAACGTCATCCTCGGCGGTCTCGCGCAGGGCAAGGCCGAGGCCGAGGTGCAGGCGAAGTACGAGGAGATCGCCGACTTCGCCGAACTGGGCGAGTTCATGGACATGCCGATGAAGTCGTATTCGTCCGGTATGTACCAGCGTCTGGCCTTCTCTGTCGGCGTCCACATGGACCCCGACATCCTGCTCGTCGACGAGGCGCTGTCGGCCGGTGACGCGCGGTTCAAGCGCAAGGCCGCCGCCAAGATGGACGAACTGTGCCGGGCGGCCCGCACGATCATCCTGGTCAGCCACGGCATGGCCTCGGTGCGCGAGATGGCCAACCACTGCCTGTGGCTGCACAAGGGCAAGCTGATGGACCAGGGCGACCCGGAGACGATCATCGGGGAGTACATGCGCTTCCTCGAAGTCGGCGAAGAGGCGTTCGCGATGGAGGACGTCTGA
- a CDS encoding glycosyltransferase family protein: MTDTSREETPADGTTPAAGGPPNGPAADEGTAADAAPVATDTDAADAVTTDAAADADDADTAQPVEAVVADTTGDTAADAAADGVVADDIAATGSDADVAVTDDVAATGAETDDATDAEVAVVDDIATTAADAAATGDAADTTTATDADDAAAVAVDAAPGADDADTVRAITAVKSHEPFEAVDTSGSGHPPPTADAPDDGRGGGTPPADTAYPARTSPASGGPARFDVSIISSGHDVADARLHRTAAALLRAGLTVEVVGLGDPAGGPPGTRVVSLGRRGGALDRARRDLTIPFRARGTVVMTLDPDLVPTAAAARLVRRGRLAVDVHEDYLKLLRDRSWGRTWKGQVGGSLVRLCTAVTGRADLTVVADDHVPPLAARSRIVVKNLPDTGYLPASGEPDAVPRALYIGDVRRSRGLAAMLAAIEAADPWEVDIVGPVAAADQAWLDEWRATSPAAGRARFHGRLAPDAAWRFARGAWAGFALLDDTPAFRDAVPTKLYEYLGSGLAVVATPLPRMARIVDESGAGRVVRDAEDAGRVLREWAEDPDKLRALREAALRWADGNLTGSSPSDELARTISDLVRAAERRP, translated from the coding sequence ATGACCGACACTTCGCGTGAGGAAACGCCGGCGGACGGGACGACACCCGCCGCCGGCGGTCCGCCGAACGGGCCCGCTGCGGACGAGGGCACTGCCGCCGACGCCGCCCCCGTCGCCACCGATACCGACGCCGCCGACGCGGTCACCACCGACGCCGCCGCCGACGCCGACGATGCCGACACGGCCCAGCCCGTCGAGGCCGTCGTCGCCGACACCACCGGCGACACCGCTGCCGACGCCGCCGCGGATGGGGTCGTCGCCGACGACATCGCCGCCACCGGCTCCGATGCCGACGTGGCGGTCACCGACGACGTCGCCGCGACGGGCGCCGAAACCGACGATGCCACCGATGCCGAGGTGGCGGTCGTCGACGACATCGCCACGACGGCCGCCGACGCCGCCGCAACCGGCGACGCTGCCGACACCACCACCGCCACCGATGCCGACGATGCCGCTGCCGTCGCCGTCGACGCCGCACCCGGCGCCGACGATGCCGACACGGTCCGGGCCATCACGGCCGTCAAGAGCCACGAGCCCTTCGAGGCCGTGGACACCTCCGGGTCCGGCCATCCTCCCCCCACCGCCGATGCCCCGGACGACGGCCGGGGCGGCGGCACGCCCCCCGCGGACACGGCGTACCCCGCGCGGACCAGCCCCGCCTCCGGCGGCCCCGCGCGGTTCGACGTCAGCATCATCAGCTCCGGCCACGACGTCGCCGACGCCCGGTTGCACCGGACGGCCGCGGCACTCCTGCGGGCCGGGCTCACCGTTGAGGTCGTCGGCCTCGGCGACCCGGCCGGCGGGCCGCCCGGCACCCGGGTGGTCTCGCTCGGCCGCCGAGGCGGCGCCCTCGACCGCGCGCGGCGCGACCTCACCATCCCGTTCCGGGCCCGCGGCACGGTCGTCATGACGCTCGACCCCGATCTGGTCCCCACCGCCGCCGCGGCCCGGCTCGTACGTCGTGGCCGGCTCGCGGTCGACGTCCACGAGGACTACCTCAAACTGCTGCGCGACCGGTCGTGGGGCCGCACCTGGAAGGGCCAGGTCGGCGGCTCGCTGGTCCGGCTGTGCACCGCGGTCACCGGCCGTGCCGACCTCACCGTCGTCGCGGACGACCACGTCCCGCCGCTCGCCGCCCGCAGCCGCATCGTCGTCAAGAACCTCCCGGACACCGGCTACCTGCCCGCGTCGGGCGAGCCGGACGCCGTCCCGCGTGCCCTCTACATCGGCGACGTACGCCGCTCCCGGGGCCTCGCGGCGATGCTCGCCGCGATCGAGGCCGCCGACCCGTGGGAGGTCGACATCGTCGGCCCGGTGGCCGCCGCCGACCAGGCGTGGCTCGACGAGTGGCGGGCCACGTCGCCCGCCGCGGGCCGGGCCCGCTTCCACGGGCGCCTGGCACCGGACGCCGCGTGGCGCTTCGCGCGCGGCGCGTGGGCCGGGTTCGCCCTGCTCGACGACACCCCCGCGTTCCGCGACGCGGTGCCCACCAAGCTGTACGAGTACCTCGGCAGCGGGCTCGCCGTGGTGGCGACCCCCCTGCCGCGTATGGCTAGGATCGTGGACGAGTCCGGGGCGGGCCGGGTGGTCCGCGACGCCGAGGACGCGGGGCGGGTCCTGCGCGAATGGGCCGAGGACCCCGACAAGCTCCGGGCGCTGCGCGAGGCCGCTCTGCGGTGGGCCGACGGCAACCTCACGGGTTCCTCGCCCTCCGACGAACTGGCCCGAACCATAAGTGATCTTGTCCGTGCCGCCGAGCGCAGACCCTGA
- a CDS encoding acyltransferase, with translation MPSADVDERAKIGAGSTVWHLAQVREGALLGTGCIIGRGAYVGPDVHLGDNVKLQNYALVYEPARLEDGVFIGPAAVLTNDVYPRSVDPAGALKRGGDWDARGVTVREGAAVGARAVIVAGITVGRWALVAAGAVVTRDVPDFALVAGVPARRVKWVGRAGVPLVEDAETGNAGGSGTGDSAAGRRWVCPETGARYIEIDETLSEVTP, from the coding sequence ATGCCGAGCGCCGATGTCGACGAGCGTGCCAAGATCGGTGCCGGCAGCACCGTGTGGCACCTCGCCCAGGTCCGTGAGGGGGCGCTGCTGGGCACCGGCTGCATCATCGGCCGCGGCGCCTACGTCGGCCCCGACGTCCACCTCGGCGACAACGTCAAGCTCCAGAACTACGCCCTGGTCTACGAGCCGGCCCGGCTGGAGGACGGCGTCTTCATCGGCCCCGCCGCGGTGCTCACCAACGACGTGTACCCGCGTTCGGTCGACCCCGCCGGAGCCCTCAAGCGCGGCGGCGACTGGGACGCGCGGGGCGTGACGGTACGCGAGGGCGCCGCCGTCGGCGCCCGCGCGGTGATCGTCGCGGGCATCACCGTCGGGCGCTGGGCGCTCGTCGCCGCCGGCGCCGTCGTCACCCGCGACGTCCCCGACTTCGCCCTCGTCGCGGGCGTGCCCGCGCGGCGCGTCAAATGGGTCGGCCGGGCGGGCGTCCCCCTGGTGGAGGACGCCGAAACGGGGAACGCGGGGGGCAGCGGCACCGGCGACAGCGCGGCCGGGCGCCGCTGGGTGTGCCCGGAGACCGGGGCGCGCTATATCGAGATCGACGAAACCCTCTCGGAGGTAACCCCCTGA
- a CDS encoding DegT/DnrJ/EryC1/StrS family aminotransferase, which yields MAGTIPAAAPFFGAEEREAVDRVLRSGMVAQGPEVAAFEQEFASIVGGRTSIAVNSGTSGLHLALIAMGVGAGDEVIVPSFSFAATANVVALVGATPVFVDIEPDHFCLDPAAVEAAITPKTAAIMPVHLYGHPADMTRIGAIAERHGVAVIEDACQAHAAALDGTPVGAFGTTAVFSLYPTKNMTSGEGGMVVTDDPAIARKLRLLRNQGMEKRYENEVVGFNMRMTDLHAAIGRVQLGRLAGWTARRRENAAHLDAGIAGSGIVAPPVAAGATHVYHQYTVRVPDDAVSGGRDAFAARLTERGVGSGVYYPVPIHRLPSFARTLDLPETERAAREVLSLPVHPSLTDADLKTIVEAVIAK from the coding sequence ATGGCCGGAACCATCCCCGCCGCCGCGCCGTTCTTCGGCGCCGAAGAACGGGAAGCGGTCGACCGCGTGCTCCGCAGCGGCATGGTCGCCCAGGGCCCCGAAGTCGCGGCGTTCGAGCAGGAGTTCGCGTCGATCGTCGGCGGCCGTACGAGCATCGCGGTCAACTCGGGCACCTCCGGCCTGCACCTGGCGCTGATCGCGATGGGCGTCGGCGCTGGCGACGAGGTCATCGTGCCGTCGTTCAGCTTCGCCGCGACCGCCAACGTCGTCGCCCTGGTCGGCGCCACCCCGGTCTTCGTGGACATCGAACCCGACCACTTCTGCCTCGACCCGGCCGCGGTCGAGGCCGCGATCACCCCGAAGACCGCCGCGATCATGCCGGTGCACCTGTACGGCCACCCCGCCGACATGACCCGCATCGGCGCAATCGCCGAGCGCCACGGCGTCGCCGTCATCGAGGACGCCTGCCAGGCACACGCCGCCGCGCTGGACGGCACCCCCGTCGGCGCGTTCGGCACGACCGCGGTGTTCTCGCTCTACCCGACCAAGAACATGACCTCCGGCGAAGGCGGCATGGTCGTCACCGACGACCCCGCGATCGCCCGCAAGCTGCGGCTGCTGCGCAACCAGGGCATGGAGAAGCGGTACGAGAACGAGGTCGTCGGCTTCAACATGCGCATGACCGACCTCCACGCCGCGATCGGCCGCGTGCAACTCGGCCGGCTCGCGGGATGGACCGCGCGGCGCCGGGAGAACGCGGCGCACCTCGACGCCGGAATCGCCGGGTCCGGCATCGTCGCCCCGCCCGTCGCGGCCGGCGCGACGCACGTCTACCACCAGTACACGGTGCGCGTTCCCGACGACGCGGTGTCCGGCGGCCGTGACGCCTTCGCTGCCCGGCTCACCGAGCGGGGCGTCGGCAGCGGCGTCTACTACCCGGTGCCGATCCACCGCCTGCCGTCTTTCGCCCGCACGCTGGACCTGCCCGAGACCGAGCGCGCGGCCCGCGAGGTCCTGTCGCTGCCCGTGCACCCCTCGCTGACCGACGCGGACCTGAAGACCATCGTCGAAGCGGTGATCGCCAAGTGA